CCATGAAAACGCAGTTAGTACGTTCCCCCAGGCTGGCCTTGGCCGGGACGATTCCCGGCCGTTTCTCCGCCGGGAAGGTTTCGCCGGTAAGCACGGCTTGGTTGACAAAAAAGTCCTTGGCTCTCAGCACGATACCGTCAGCCGGAATCAGGTTGCCCGCGGAAAGCACAACCACATCGCCGGGCACCACTTGTTCGGAGGGCAGCATCTGGGGCTGTCCATCCCGCAGCACACAGGATTTGATTGTGACTAATGAACGTAATTTCTCGACGGCACTGCTGGCAGCGTATTCCTGCGCGAAGCCAAGGATCGTGCTGCCAAGCACAATGGCCAACACAATACTGGCATCCACCCACTCTCCCACAAAGCCGGAGACAGTCGCGGCAAAGATGAGGATGATGACGAGCGGACTCTTGAACTGGCTCAGTAACAGGCGTGACCAGGTTGCCCGCTGCTGCGCTCGAATCGTGTTCAGCCCGTATTGCTTCAGACGTTCCTGAGCATCTGACTGTTGGAGACCATTGGGGGTGGCGCGTAACGTGGGGAGGAGTTGGTCAGGCGCGACGCTCCAGTAAGCCGCTAGCGTTGTCTGAGTGTCCTGTCGCTCCATCTTAGGCGGTGTGCGGGAAAAGCGGGTAAACGGTTTCATTCGGTCTCCCTAGAACTCGTACCCAGGGACAACAGGAAGCCATAAGGAAATGGCTGCTCAGGCTATGCACGGGCATGTATGAATCAGCGCCCAACGGCCCCGAGCTCGCCTGCGCCGTGTAGCGCAGCGGAGCGACGTCAGCTGGAAGCCGTTGGTGCGCAGTTTTGAACCTCAATTAGCTCCGAGTCTTGGGGATACTTTTGGGATAGCGAGTTAAGAATGCGTTACTACATTTACAATGAGCTGGATAACAAAAAGAGCAAACAGAACAATGCCGTGGGGCGCGGAATAGTACTTCCACGTCATTACCACAAATCCATAGTTCATCGACATATACAGTAAGACATATGGTGTCAATAGTTTCCAGTCCATAGTCGCTCGGAAGGGAATCCTCAAGACCCAGTCATACAGTGCTTCAATCGCCAGAAAGGCCAGAAAGATCCCCAGAAAGAGAGTGTATCGTGGCGTCTTGTGTTCCTTCTGGACTAGGAAAACGGCATAGATGGCTGGAATTGCTAATAGAAAATATATCCATCCAGTTTTTCGCAGAAGATCAAGATGATTCTCGCGAAGAAGAAAGATCGAAATCAGAAGACCACTATTCACAAGCCCTAGTGCAAAGTAGAACGGTTCAAGCATTGTGAGACTCCTCGATCAACTCGTTCGATCAAGCCTTTCCTCTTAGCCCAACGGCTTGTGCCTGAGCCCCCCGCTGAAAGTGGCGTCGGCTGTGGTCGCGTGTTAGGCGGCGTCAGTGTTCTCCTTGCTCGTCCCGCCATGCCTCGAAATCCACCACAACAACGTAAGGTGCGACCCGAACAGAGTCATCAACAACTGCAGGAAAGGCGAGATGACGATCATGAGAACCAGCCACCCAATGAAACTCGCCCGCGGGTCGTACAAGATAAGAGGAGCACCCAGCTTCTGCACATCCGCAGCGGGGTCGAACAACATCCCAAGCCACGGACCCCATAACAACATCATCCCAAGGAAAGTGAACCCAGAAGTCAAGGCTGCCCCTACCAATGTCTTGGTCAGAACCACCTTGGTGTCGAAGGGTCGAGCGGTTATTCTCCTGGCGATATACCACCCGACTGGAAGACCGAGCAGAATACAGAAGATCGGGACACCCATGCCGAGTCCCGCGCAGATGAGGTCAAGGAAGGCGAAGATCCCCAGCGCCCATCCGGTCTTTAGTGAGAGAAGCTTTCGCATATCTCCGCCTGTAGCAGATCTCTTCTGGCCCTGGGTAAGGAGTTGCCCTTAAGGCGCAGCACCGGAGCGAGCCAACGCCCTGTCGGCTCCAGCCGCTTGTTGGGCGACAACTAATACTTGCCTACCTACGAATAGGCTGGCGCAGGACGGTCTTCAGTTTTTCTGGCGCAGTCCTTCGGGGGTCATTCAAGTATATCTCATGATGCTTTCCGCTCAGCTCATAACAACTTTTTCTGATGAAACTATGGAGCCTGGCAATTGTTGGCTCTTCCGCAGCGTAAGGCCCAATGTGCATGATTTGAGCCGATAGACCTTCGTGATAGGTTTCGAATCGCACCCCCTCTAGTGCAGGAGATCCTTTCTTTTTCCTCACTTCGTCCAGGGCTTCCGCAACCATCTCAGCCGCAACGTATTCTGGTTGCATGATCATTGCTGTCCACTTCCAGATCGTCCGATTGCTCATACTGAACTGGCTTGGGTCATCCGTCCACCACAGCCCTTCCAATGGCATTACGGCGTAGTCTGCGCCGGTGCTCTTCTTGACTCTGAATTTGAGCGCGTAGGAGAGAGAGAAGAGCGCTTCCATTGCCTGCTGATATTCCTGGGAGGTATTTGGGTCGCCAGTGCCATTGACCATCAGAAAGTTCATCGGTGGAACCTCCAGTACCGAAACTTCGATGGCCGATGGGCTGTAGAGATGCTTCAAGTCTTTCTTGAGATCAATCTTGCCCATGATTGTGCCCCTTTCTGTAGGTTTTGCCCGTCAATGATGTCAATGTGGTTTCTTCATGGTACTCCATTCGGCGGTCCAACGATGGTATCGCCTTAAGCACCCAGCCTCCTCTGCACTGCCTCGCTGTTTAGCTCCTTGCCTACGTCTGAGGCTATCCATCGGGCTGCCCGCGAATCCATCTGTCCGATCTCCGCCGCTACCTCCAGCGCTGCTCTGTTCAGTCTCTTGTTCCGCTTCCCGATGTTCCGCAGCGCCCAGCTCACCGCCTTTTTGACATAGTTGCGCTCGTCTGTTGCCCCTCGCTTTATGACCGGAAACAGACCGATAAACTTCGCATCGCTCGTGCCCTTGTCATGCCAGGCCAGGCAGGCGATCAGCGCATAAGCGGCCCGCTTCACATACTCCTCTTCCCGCTCCGACCACTCGAGTATCTTCTTCCAAGCCAACGGACTTTTTTCGAACAGGTTCATGCACACCTGGTCGCACACATCCCACGAGTTGAAACCCGCGACCCACTCATCCATCTGCTGCTCGGTCAGTTCCTCCGGTCGGTCGATCATGGCGGCCAGAATCTTTGCCTCCGGTATCCCCGTTCCCCACAGTCTTAGCGCGAGGCCATGGTCTTTCCCAGTCTCTTTTGCGATCCTCCGCAAATCGGGGATAGCTACTCCCAGCCGGCGTTCGGCCGTCATCCCATAGCTGGCCATGCCCTGCACATGCTCCGGTCTTGCCTGGGACTCCAGTTTCTTGAGCACTTCCTGCAAAGAGGCCATGTTTTCCCTCCGCGCAGAGCGGAATGAGGAGAAGCTAAGGCAAGCACAGTCAGCGTTGCCCACCTTACTGTCTAAGCTTACTGGTTCCCCTCATGCACTGGTACACTAAGATCGCTCTCCTGAGAACGCAATCCTGTGTGTGGGATGGACGTGCAATCGGGCATTTTCAGGAACCCACTTAGGTATTGGTACGAAGCGTGGACGGCTGTGCAGAAGGGGAAGACTCCTACGATCGCCACTAGAGATGGTCGACGACAATGCTGAACCCCTGACCGATGGTGACGAAAGCAGTGAACAAAGGACAAACTAACTAGCAGGGCTAGTATGAGGCGACCAGGCGCTAGGATGGGCTGAAAAGAGGTCGAGGTATGTGCAAACCTGCTGAATGTCTGGCCGCACCTCGTTATATCGGTCTTTCGATAGCGGGCTTCTCCAGACTATACAGTCACAAAACTGTGGAAGAAGATTACTCAAATCGCTTGTGAACACTCTCCCCGTTCTACCAGAACCCGGGTGCCGTCTGCATTTTGCCTGGAGATTGCAACCTGAGAGCTCATCCTCCGCATCCTGTATTGGAGCCGCAGTTGAGGCACTTGTAGCAGCTGCCCGCTCGTACCATGATGGAACCGCACTCGGGGCAAGGGGGCTCGTCGCTATGCCATGAAGGTGTCTCTAGCACGGGGGTAGACACCCGCGTCGCGGGCGATGGCCCCTGTGCGGCAAACTCCGGTGAGCGCTGGCCGTTGCTCTCCAATTCAGCCTGCTCGCTGGGGGGCAGGAACTTGAGGGCCAGGTAGCGGAAGATATAGTCCATGATGGACTTGGCAAACGGGATGTCCGGGTTGTCGGTGTACCCCCACGGCTCGAAGCGGGTGTGGCTGAATTTGTTGACCAACACCTTCAGGGGCACACCGTACTGGAGGGCCAGGGAGATGGCCGTTGCGAAGGAGTCCATGAGGCCAGAGACCACCGAGCCTTCTTTGGCCATGACAATGAAGATTTCGCCTGGCGTGCCGTCGTCATAGAGGCCAACGGTAAGATAACCCTCGTGGCCGGCGATGTTGAACTTGTGCGTGAGGGCCCGGCGCTCGGCAGGGAGGCGGCGGCGACTGGCTTTGAACTTCCCCTCTCCGGCGCTCTCGCTCTTTGCCGAGGTGCTGAGCGGTTGGGTGCGCTTTGAACCGTCGCGGTAGATGGCAATGCACTTGAGTCCCATCTCCCAGGCCGTCATGAAGGTGTTGAACACGTCTTGCGGTGTGGCGTCATTGGGCATGTTCACGGTCTTGGAGATGGAACCGGAGATGAATGGTTGCACTGCGGCCAACATGCGGACGTGACCCATGTGGCTAATGCAGCGCGTACCTTTGGCCGGACGCAGCGCGCAGTCAAATACCGGCAGGTGCTCAGGCTTCAGGTGGGGTGCACCCTCGATGGTCCCTTCGGCGTCTATGTAGGCGACGATGGCGCGGATCTCCTCAGGTGCGTAGCCCAGGTGCTTGAGGGCCATGGGAACCGTGGAGTTCACAAGTTTTGCCTTGCCGCCGCCGACCATCTTCTTCCACTTCACCAGCGCTACTTCGGGCTCCACGCCGGTGGTATCGGCGTCCATCATGAAGCTGATAGTGCCGGTGGGTGCCAGAACCGTGACCTGGGCGTTTCGGTAACCGAACTGCTCGCCCTGGGCCAGTGCTTCGTCCCATACCTTTGTGGCCGCCTGCCACAAGGCGGCCGGCACCAGTTGGGCGTTCACGTTATGAAGAGCCTGCTTGTGCATGCGGATCACGTTCAGCATGCACTCTCGGTTCTTCTTAAATTCGGCAAAGGGGCCAAGACGCGAAGCCATCCGTGCCGATGTGAGGTAAGCCTGTCCGGTCATGAGGGCTGTTACTGCTGAGGCCAATGCGTTGCCCTGCGGGCTGTCGTAGGCAATGCCCCACGACATGAGCAGAGCACCGAGGTTGGTGTAGCCCAGACCCAGAGGCCTAAAGGCCTTGCTATTCTGAGTGATCTTTTCGGTGGGATAGCTGGAGCGGTCCACAAGTATGTCCTGCGCGATCAGCATAATCTCCACTGCCGCGCAAAAGGCCTCGGTGTCGAATTCCATGCCGTCCCTGCGGAAGCTCATGAGATTCAAGGAGGCCAAATTGCAGGCAGAGTCGTCCAAAAACATAAACTCGCTGCAAGGATTGGAGGCATTGATGCGGCCGGAGGCGGCGCAGGTATTCCACTTGTTGATCGTAGTGTCGAACTGCAGGCCCGGGTCCCCACACAGATGCGCCGCCTGCGCGATCATCTGCATCAGATCCACGGCATCGTAGGTATCTACGATCTTGCCGTCCAGCACCGCCCGGGTGTGCCACTTCTCATTGTTTTTGACCGCCTGCATGAAGGCGTCGGTGACGCGCACACTATTGTTGGAGTTTTGGAAAAAGACTGACCTGTAGGCTTCGCCATCAAAGGAGCCATCATAGCCTGCCTCGATGAGGGCCCACGCTTTGCGCTCCTCATTAGCCTTGCAGTTGATGAACTCGACAATATCAGGGTGATCAATGTTGAGAATGACCATTTTTGCTGCGCGGCGCGTCTTTCCGCCAGACTTTATCACGCCTGCGAAGGCGTCGTAGCCCTTCATGAAAGAGACCGGCCCAGAGGCCAGGCCGCCACCGCTCACGCGTTCCTTGGAGGAACGGAGGGTGGAAAAGTTAGTTCCAGTGCCCGAGCCCCACTTGAAGAGGAGCCCCTCCACCTTGGCCAGGTCCAAGATGGACTCCATAGTGTCTTCGACGGAGTTTATAAAACAAGCGGAACACTGCGGCTTTTCCTCGATCCCAAGGTTGAACCACACTGGGCTATTGAAAGAGGCCATCTGATTGACTAGCAGGTAGGTCAGCTCGTCCCGATAGATGTCGGCATCCGCCTGGGTGGCAAAGTAGCCATCCTCGCGACCCCAGGTGCAGATGGTGCGAACCACGCGGTCGATGAGCTGCTTGACGCTGGTCTCCTCGAAATCGGAGCGGAGACGCGTGCAAAGGTACTTGGAAGCCACCACATTGGTAGCCATCTGCGACCAGAACTTCGGTACCTCTACATTCTGGCGGTGGAAGATGACCTCGCCCTTCTCATCGACAATCACAGAGTCGCGTCTTTCCCACTCAATCTCGTCGAAAGGATGGACCGAACCGCGGCTAAAGCGCCTAGTGATTACCAGTCCTTTCTTGCGCGGACGACCGCCTGGTTGGTTGCCATCACCACCCATGACTTCCGCCACCAGGTCCATTTGCGACGTCTCTCGCGTGCCGGACATAGCAACCTCTCGCTATTTATCGTTCCAGCTCCCAACCACAAGGGCGCAGTTGCCCACCTCATGCCTGTCGTCCAGAAAGCCAGTCCCGTGTCGTGTCTCGTCAGCTGAAAGGTGTCGGTGAGGGGAGGAGCATTCTTGCAACGGGCGTGCAAAGCGCGTAGTTACTGCCGGTCATAGATCAGAGTCCTCCACCACAAAACTACCTCGTCACCACCAGTGCTCTGACAGACCGCTGACAATATACCAAATCGCTGCGGTTTTGTCAAGTGAATTCTACATCTCGTAGAAAAAATCTTCAGCGCGACTATATGTTGTGGTCGGCAGCCGTCTAGAGTGCATGATGTTGTGGGCGTAGAAGGGCAAAAAAGCTCTTGACGGCATGGTGGGGAATGCTTATATTTCAAGCGTCTTCGGGGCCAGGTGGAATTCCTGGCCGGCGGTGAAAGCCCGCGAGTCCTGCAGGGACCGAGCCGGTGCGATTCCGGCGCCGACGGTGATAGCCCGGATGGGAGAAGACATGACAACAGGCGTTGCTGTGTACGCCGGACGCGGACAACTGGAGGGCCCCGGAACATTTGCTCTGGGGCTTGTTTGTACTGAGCACACAGGCAGGAGATGGGCGCCAGTAGCGATGAGTCATTTATGGCTACCGCGCTCAGGCTGGCGCGAAAAGGGCTGGGTTTCGTAAGCCCGAATCCGCTTGTCGGGGCGGTGGTCGTCAGGGGGGGGAAGATCGTGGGGCGTGGTTACCACGCGCGTTTCGGCGGCCCTCATGCCGAGGTAGTGGCCCTCAACGAAGCGGGCGAGGAAGCCAATGGAGCCACCCTCTACGTCACTCTCGAGCCGTGCGCGCACCAGGGCAAGACCCCTCCGTGCGTGGACGCTATCGTCGAGGCGGGCGTGGCGCGAGTCGTGGCCGGCATGCGCGACCCTAACCCGTTGGTGAACGGCAAGGGCATCGAGGCCCTAAGCAAACGAGGCATTGCCGTTACCGTTGGCGTGTGCGAAGAGGAGTGTCGCCGCTTGAATGAGGCCTACCTCAAGTACATCACTACGGGCATGCCCTTCGTCACCCTCAAGATCGCCCAGAGCCTGGATGGAAAAATCGCCACAGCTGCCGGACATTCCAAGTGGATTTCGTGTGAGCGGGCGCGTGCCCTGGTGCGGAAGTTGCGCGCCCAGTACGACGCGATTCTGGTCGGTGCAGGAACTGTCTGCACCGACGATCCAGTCTTGACCCCGCTCGACAAGAGTGGGCCCATTCCAAAGCGCGTTGTTGTGGACGACCAGTTAGCCATCCCGCTTGATGCCCGCCTCCTGACCGACGAATATGCCACCAAGACGGTCGTGGTGACCACTACGCTTGCTTCAAGCGAGAAGATCCGCCGCATTGAGGAGCGAGGCGCAAAAGTCCTGGTCCTGGAACCCACGAACGGAGAGCGTATCTCGTTCGATGCCCTCTGGCACTCCTTGGCTCAGATGCAGGTCGCCTCTGTCCTCGTAGAGGGGGGCCAGCAAGTCTTCACCGAGGCGCTTCTCTCTGGGCAAGTCGACCGCGTGCTGATATTCGTAGCGCCGAAACTTTTGGGCGAGGGACTGGACGCCCTGGGGGACCTGGGCATTAGGAACGTTAACGCAGCCATTGAGATCGCCGACGTGTCCGTGAAGAAGGTGGGGAGCACCTTTCTGTTCAGCGGCCGGCCGGTCCGCAAGGCGTGAGGATTCAGATGTTCACTGGACTCGTGGAAGAAGTAGGCGTCGTGTCGGCGGTTAACAAGACGGCTACTGGGATGGAGCTAGGTATCACGTGCGAATCTGTGGCCGATGGGCTGAAGGTGGGCGACAGTGTCGCGGTGGACGGCGTGTGCCTTACCGTAGTCGAGGTGGCGCCGAAGGCTTTTGCTGTGCAGGCAGTGGCCGAGACCCTTCGGCGCACGACGCTTGGGAATTACAGACGAGGATGGCGCGTTAACCTCGAACGGGCACTGCGCAGCGGCGACAGGCTGGGCGGGCACCTCGTGCAGGGACACGTGGACGATGTGGGAGAGGTGAAAAAGGTAACCCCAGGTGGGGAGGGGAAGGTGATGGAGGTGACCTTGCCAAGAAACCTTCGTCCATTTGTGGTGCCAAAAGGCTCCATCGCGGTGGATGGGGTGAGCCTCACCGTGGCCCGGCTAGAAGGCGCCAGCCTTGAGATCTGGTTAGTGCCCCATACGCTGAAAAGGACCACACTTGGCGAAAAGAGGCCGGGCGACCTGGTGAACCTTGAAGTGGACATTTTGGGCAAGTACGTAGCGCACATGCTGCAGAGGGCAGAGTTCCAGCCGTTGAGCATGGAGCGCTTGCATGAATGGGGCTATTAGTGCCTGGGAGCCGACGGTATGCCAGAAGTATTCGATTCAGTGGAAAGCGCCATAGAAGCGTACCGACGTGGTGACATCCTCATAGTGGTCGATGACGAGGATCGCGAGAAT
This DNA window, taken from candidate division KSB1 bacterium, encodes the following:
- a CDS encoding cation-transporting P-type ATPase; its protein translation is MKPFTRFSRTPPKMERQDTQTTLAAYWSVAPDQLLPTLRATPNGLQQSDAQERLKQYGLNTIRAQQRATWSRLLLSQFKSPLVIILIFAATVSGFVGEWVDASIVLAIVLGSTILGFAQEYAASSAVEKLRSLVTIKSCVLRDGQPQMLPSEQVVPGDVVVLSAGNLIPADGIVLRAKDFFVNQAVLTGETFPAEKRPGIVPAKASLGERTNCVFMGTNVSSGTAEVLIVQTGRATVFGQVAERLRLRPPETEFERGVRRFG
- a CDS encoding GyrI-like domain-containing protein, translating into MGKIDLKKDLKHLYSPSAIEVSVLEVPPMNFLMVNGTGDPNTSQEYQQAMEALFSLSYALKFRVKKSTGADYAVMPLEGLWWTDDPSQFSMSNRTIWKWTAMIMQPEYVAAEMVAEALDEVRKKKGSPALEGVRFETYHEGLSAQIMHIGPYAAEEPTIARLHSFIRKSCYELSGKHHEIYLNDPRRTAPEKLKTVLRQPIRR
- a CDS encoding DNA alkylation repair protein, which translates into the protein MASLQEVLKKLESQARPEHVQGMASYGMTAERRLGVAIPDLRRIAKETGKDHGLALRLWGTGIPEAKILAAMIDRPEELTEQQMDEWVAGFNSWDVCDQVCMNLFEKSPLAWKKILEWSEREEEYVKRAAYALIACLAWHDKGTSDAKFIGLFPVIKRGATDERNYVKKAVSWALRNIGKRNKRLNRAALEVAAEIGQMDSRAARWIASDVGKELNSEAVQRRLGA
- a CDS encoding vitamin B12-dependent ribonucleotide reductase, coding for MGGDGNQPGGRPRKKGLVITRRFSRGSVHPFDEIEWERRDSVIVDEKGEVIFHRQNVEVPKFWSQMATNVVASKYLCTRLRSDFEETSVKQLIDRVVRTICTWGREDGYFATQADADIYRDELTYLLVNQMASFNSPVWFNLGIEEKPQCSACFINSVEDTMESILDLAKVEGLLFKWGSGTGTNFSTLRSSKERVSGGGLASGPVSFMKGYDAFAGVIKSGGKTRRAAKMVILNIDHPDIVEFINCKANEERKAWALIEAGYDGSFDGEAYRSVFFQNSNNSVRVTDAFMQAVKNNEKWHTRAVLDGKIVDTYDAVDLMQMIAQAAHLCGDPGLQFDTTINKWNTCAASGRINASNPCSEFMFLDDSACNLASLNLMSFRRDGMEFDTEAFCAAVEIMLIAQDILVDRSSYPTEKITQNSKAFRPLGLGYTNLGALLMSWGIAYDSPQGNALASAVTALMTGQAYLTSARMASRLGPFAEFKKNRECMLNVIRMHKQALHNVNAQLVPAALWQAATKVWDEALAQGEQFGYRNAQVTVLAPTGTISFMMDADTTGVEPEVALVKWKKMVGGGKAKLVNSTVPMALKHLGYAPEEIRAIVAYIDAEGTIEGAPHLKPEHLPVFDCALRPAKGTRCISHMGHVRMLAAVQPFISGSISKTVNMPNDATPQDVFNTFMTAWEMGLKCIAIYRDGSKRTQPLSTSAKSESAGEGKFKASRRRLPAERRALTHKFNIAGHEGYLTVGLYDDGTPGEIFIVMAKEGSVVSGLMDSFATAISLALQYGVPLKVLVNKFSHTRFEPWGYTDNPDIPFAKSIMDYIFRYLALKFLPPSEQAELESNGQRSPEFAAQGPSPATRVSTPVLETPSWHSDEPPCPECGSIMVRAGSCYKCLNCGSNTGCGG
- the ribD gene encoding bifunctional diaminohydroxyphosphoribosylaminopyrimidine deaminase/5-amino-6-(5-phosphoribosylamino)uracil reductase RibD → MGASSDESFMATALRLARKGLGFVSPNPLVGAVVVRGGKIVGRGYHARFGGPHAEVVALNEAGEEANGATLYVTLEPCAHQGKTPPCVDAIVEAGVARVVAGMRDPNPLVNGKGIEALSKRGIAVTVGVCEEECRRLNEAYLKYITTGMPFVTLKIAQSLDGKIATAAGHSKWISCERARALVRKLRAQYDAILVGAGTVCTDDPVLTPLDKSGPIPKRVVVDDQLAIPLDARLLTDEYATKTVVVTTTLASSEKIRRIEERGAKVLVLEPTNGERISFDALWHSLAQMQVASVLVEGGQQVFTEALLSGQVDRVLIFVAPKLLGEGLDALGDLGIRNVNAAIEIADVSVKKVGSTFLFSGRPVRKA
- a CDS encoding riboflavin synthase produces the protein MFTGLVEEVGVVSAVNKTATGMELGITCESVADGLKVGDSVAVDGVCLTVVEVAPKAFAVQAVAETLRRTTLGNYRRGWRVNLERALRSGDRLGGHLVQGHVDDVGEVKKVTPGGEGKVMEVTLPRNLRPFVVPKGSIAVDGVSLTVARLEGASLEIWLVPHTLKRTTLGEKRPGDLVNLEVDILGKYVAHMLQRAEFQPLSMERLHEWGY